The stretch of DNA TGCGGCGAAATGAAAAAGGGCGCCGACGGCGCCCTTTAGGTATGAAGAGGTGAGCCTTACTTCGGCACTGGCGCTAAACGACTATGGCTGCTTCGTTCCCGACCTGACCAGGTTCACCGCCGCACCATGCGAAGGGACCCACCAAGTGCAATTCTAGCAGAGCGGGCGCAGCCCGCTTGCCTAAATTGCACTTGGTGGGTCTGCGAGGGGCCTGGATGCGGTTCCCCTTCCCCAGCCTGCCCTTGAGGCGGCGGCTTCAGAGGGGCGCAAGCAGGGCGTCCAGCCTGCGCCCGTCCGCCACGAACGCGCGTATGCCTTCCGACAGCTTCTCGCTGGCCATTGCGTCCTCGTTCATCAGCATGCGAAAGCTCACCTCGTCGGCCGGCATGCGCTCCATGGGCTGATCCGCGTCCTGCGGGGGGGGCAGCGCAGGCGTCACGCTGCCCTGCATGCCGGCCAGTTCCGCCAGCAGCTCCGGGCTGATCGTCAGCAGGTCGCAGCCCGCCAGGGCCAGGATCTGCCCCGAATTGCGAAAGCTCGCGCCCATGACTTCGGTCTTGATCCCGAATTGCTTGTAGTAGCGGTAGATGCGCGCCACGGATTGCACGCCCGGGTCCTGCGCGCCCGCATGCTCGGCCTCCACCCACTGTGCGCCCGCCGCCTTCTTGTACCAGTCGTAGATGCGGCCCACGAAAGGCGAGATCAGTTGCACGCCGGCCTGCGCGCAGGCCACGGCCTGGGGCAGGGCGAAGAGCAGCGTCAGATTGCAGTGCACGCCTTCCTGTTGCAGCACGCGCGCCGCCTGGATGCCTTCCCAGGTCGAGGCGATCTTGATCAGCACCCGCTCGCGCGGCACGCCGGCGGCTTCATATAGGGCGATCAGGCCGCGGGCGCGCTCGATCGTGGCGCGCGTGTCGAAGGACAGGCGCGCGTCCACCTCGGTCGATACCCGGCCCGGTACGATGCGCAGGATCTCCTGGCCGAAAGCTACCAGCAGGCGGTCGGTCAGTTCCGGCACTGGCGCGCCGCGATGGGCGCGCACGGTTTGCTGCAGCAGCGGCTTATAAGCATCGAGCTGCACGGCCTTTAAGATCAAGGAGGGATTGGTGGTGGCGTCGGTAGGGCGCAGCGCGCGCATAGCCTCGAAATCGCCAGTGTCGGCGACCACGGTGGTGTACTGGCGCAGGGAGTCGAGCAGGCTGGTCATAAACGTCGATAAGGCCGGGGTGATCATCGGGCGCGCGTCCCGCGCGCATTGCAAGTTCCTAGCCTATCACCAGTGCCCGGTCCTCGCAGAGGGCGCGCGCTTTACTCAAGAGGTAGTCCTGGGGGAAAAGCACCCGTTTCAGCCTTATCTGGCGCAGTTCTTCGGGGAAAAGTCGCGTTTGAGCTATAATTTGAAGGTTTGATTACTGATTTTTGAATTGGGGTTCTCACTGTGCTGGCGCTACTTTTTCCCGAGGGGCCGAATCAAGGCAAACGCCCTCCCGCAATATTGGCTCTGGCGGATGGCACGGTCTTTCGAGGCGTGTCGATCGGCGCGCCGGGGCATTCGGTGGCCGAAGTGGTGTTCAACACCGCGATGACCGGCTACCAGGAAATTCTCACCGACCCCAGCTACAGTGGCCAGA from Bordetella sp. FB-8 encodes:
- the tal gene encoding transaldolase encodes the protein MTSLLDSLRQYTTVVADTGDFEAMRALRPTDATTNPSLILKAVQLDAYKPLLQQTVRAHRGAPVPELTDRLLVAFGQEILRIVPGRVSTEVDARLSFDTRATIERARGLIALYEAAGVPRERVLIKIASTWEGIQAARVLQQEGVHCNLTLLFALPQAVACAQAGVQLISPFVGRIYDWYKKAAGAQWVEAEHAGAQDPGVQSVARIYRYYKQFGIKTEVMGASFRNSGQILALAGCDLLTISPELLAELAGMQGSVTPALPPPQDADQPMERMPADEVSFRMLMNEDAMASEKLSEGIRAFVADGRRLDALLAPL